One window of Vespa velutina chromosome 2, iVesVel2.1, whole genome shotgun sequence genomic DNA carries:
- the LOC124946790 gene encoding tyrosine-protein phosphatase non-receptor type 23 isoform X1, with product MEAVPRLPMISFYLKVSPEPTTFGPKLKQYIRDFYNEDPESYTNEIHQLESLRTMAVRPPLDMAGCLLLKKYYCQLHFLQSRFPMGKDGTAAVTFTWRDTYANMVCSLASIRFEIISVLYNIGAMHTQLGARTERTTADGMKMACTHFQCAAWAFEHLKNSYPQPAGVDLAPELMAFMYQLCLAQAQECILEKSMLDNRKPTIVAKIARQIVDYYTSTLSTLEQGGSEDSTISDTVGTKIYKSWKRYVKFKRAYHLAVTHLYQGLAAEEQRKMGERVAFYNTALASLNEAHLIYSIAKGSVDVTVVPDEKAVVEEALTFTNDVIEGKRKAAKNENEFIYHEGIPEKETLTVIKGASLVKGISFSINDPEVSGPDIFARLIPMKVHEANSLYSEEKAKILRNVGSKIEEKDLHLNTFLSSFKLDHLDLWDPDVQVSEWELLPLPEELIERCAALNAKKEIIQDLLDIMGKLTDTSQDVETVLKEIRKLLFEEELKEKQYQDAVGKRPPTIVATDLTRECKKYEEAHNKALESNQALHKAITTHVKNLKTLAQPLADLITNVPSLSTHLLDQSSDKTQSINIADKLHVQELKRILNKVDEMRRQRSDLHTKLRDSIAQDDLTRLLVTATTESGSLDRLFSEQLDKHQSLVSLIEQNLAAQDNILAALTDAYAQTGDVRKIVEDVLKRREFMISSLIASYDAYEDLLTKANKGLEFYRKLEINVSKLLQRVKSTCKVQEEEREQILAQDNKNVYNKTETSTLTNYEQGQTRNTSGLKLKDYLHNRTDNISTLSNQYYNPHKGIGGPSQMDILPTTKSYLNSTIDNHSQSISSVPVQEIQTSNMKLTQQYQPSMYVDPRTAPHYAYKPRTSTENQDMNVAISQNYVPTKKEETPKIYHQIGTTADVTSNVPYSTTFLPNEQGYCSQLPDIQNKFPSTSVPHYSQNNTLHYNTYPISVEHGESMSSQDPNLINRYGPNQDKAGIMIPSEGGIVSQMKAVSLKGHPVSSTAGSSTRTLNIQSQIPQNIVHPEQQYAPKDEAKSVIVSESSHDMYRQSQNILSAQSNTAMQNYAYSQVSQNNIPYVQNYSSVGYNQQTPSHNACGTTDYAASMPYVQVQQSSTAVQSTQPSTSITPASNISEVPVSYQSDLQNSATVQYNQQNYTSQQQMPLNATLNYPNNYQDLYHVTTGLSYPQNHIVVSTISNNYPYMIYTSSSELIQSHTKATTVQSYSQPYDYSHQGHYTDYSQNPNYVQHHYNQAYSYMHGSHSVNTASVSYQTESLNNVYQSQESNARYTNASNNTMTHTPSSQYSNQDYQSELSNEIYYTTPYGLQMQGQGGTSTRVENNYNQTYMQAANNGTNTTSSNPVKPTTKSDEQKSNVDLLSDLDITINHAPLVPEVRPLNKIQDDNEDAASVKSTDKKEEKENEPKQDTYIPEKTSTYIENKEDNENLQIVWDTWYTDVQPKKDPLGNPEIMQKFINDVEKYEKFVDSLLVKTLSGATNLDIKWKEVQDFEERESAKQSCTIALANSLDNRVIDCIPYDVTRVQISSPDISSSYINASHVVEITQWTPTAFIITQAPLPDKIHVFWTMIWEQECEVIACLASNAQLKQELYWSIDADNDFTIGNFIIKSKKTVTHTFYIQRVLSLYNTKTKSEKTVVHMQFLVWPSNGFPSSPGALLTFATDVMTEQALRRCSPKPIVVHCVSGGSLSGLFLAAASTVCHIRAGRGIADVPLVFKGLVKCRKQVVNKESLLFAYRMVLYHAQDILMKQHGYMTGGILSSTRSTFEGFESLKLNKEKSIRKTHPSDDFLHNLSVGGHSETKQRADAQVASTHSNTIQSIATDKTNEAFVDPLSQLDPLWSIRR from the exons atggaaGCAGTACCAAGATTGCCGatgatttctttctatttaaaagTAAGCCCGGAACCTACTACCTTCGGTCCGAAGTTAAAACAG TACATACgagatttttataatgaagaTCCTGAATCATATACAAATGAAATACATCAATTGGAAAGTTTACGTACTATGGCGGTTAGACCTCCTCTTGATATGGCAGGctgtttgttattaaaaaagtattattgtcAACTACATTTTCTACAAAGTAGATTTCCGATGGGAAAGGACGGTACTGCTGCTGTAACATTTACatg gAGAGATACGTATGCAAATATGGTATGCTCATTGGCTAGTATacgttttgaaataatatcagttttatataatattggtGCCATGCACACACAGTTGGGTGCACGTACTGAACGAACCACTGCTGATGGAATGAAAATGGCATGCACACATTTTCAATGTGCAGCATGGGCCTTCGAACATTTAAAGAATAGTTATCCACAACCAGCTGGCGTTGATTTAGCGCCAGAGCTAATGGCATTCATGTATCAGCTTTGCTTGGCTCAAGCTCAAGAgtgtatattagaaaaaagtaTGCTTGATAATAGAAAACCAACTATCGTAG ctAAAATTGCAAGACAAATTGTAGATTATTATACATCAACATTGAGTACCTTAGAGCAAGGAGGTAGTGAAGATAGTACCATTTCAGATACAGTtggaacaaaaatatataag agCTGGAAGCGATATGTCAAATTTAAAAGAGCATACCATTTAGCAGTTACACATCTGTATCAAGGTCTTGCTGCAGAAGAACAAAGGAAAATGGGAGAAAGAGTTGCTTTTTATAATACCGCACTAGCCTCTCTTAATGAAGCACATTTGATTTATAGTATTGCTAAAGGATCTGTAGACGTAACAGTTGTTCCTGACGAGAAGGCTGTAGTTGAGGAAGCGCTTACATTCACGAACGATGTGATTGAAGGTAAAAGGAAAGCtgcaaaaaatgaaaatgaattcatttaCCATGAAGGAATAccagaaaaagaaacactCACTGTTATCAAGGGAGCATCTCTGGTTAAAGGAATATCTTTTAGTATAAATGATCCAGAAGTTTCAGGACCAGATATATTTGCCAG atTAATACCAATGAAGGTACACGAGGCAAATTCACTTTACTCTGAAGAAAAGGCTAAGATATTGCGTAATGTTGGAtcaaagatcgaagaaaaagatctacATTTGAATACTTTTCTATCTTCATTTAAATTAGATCACTTAGATTTATGGGATCCTGATGTTCAAGTTTCCGAATGGGAACTATTACCCCTTCCCGAAGAGTTAATTGAAAGATGCGCTGCTCTTAatgcaaagaaagaaataattcaagatTTACTTGATATTATGGGAAAATTAACTGATACCAGTCAGGACGTCGAGACTGtattaaaggaaataagaaagctaCTATTTGAAGAAGAGTTAAA GGAGAAGCAGTATCAAGATGCTGTTGGTAAAAGACCACCAACCATTGTAGCGACTGACTTAACAAGGGAATGCAAAAAATATGAAGAGGCTCATAATAAAGCATTAGAAAGTAATCAAGCTCTTCATAAAGCAATAACGACACATGTGAAAAATCTGAAAACACTTGCCCAACCATTAGCAGATTTAATTACTAATGTACCATCCTTAAGTACACATTTATTag ATCAAAGTAGCGATAAAACTCAAAGTATAAATATCGCTGATAAATTGCATGTACAGGAACTGAAACGTATTTTAAATAAGGTCGACGAAATGCGACGACAAAGAAGTGATCTACATACTAAATTAAGAGATTCGATTGCACAGGATGATCTAACACGTTTATTAGTTACAGCGACTACTGAATCAGGTTCTCTCGATCGCCTTTTTTCCGAACAACTTGATAAACATCAATCATTA gTAAGTCTTATAGAACAAAATCTTGCTGCGCAGGATAATATTTTGGCAGCTTTGACAGATGCATATGCACAAACTGGAGATGTAAGAAAAATTGTGGAGGATGTATTAAAACGAAGAGAATTTATGATTTCTTCTCTAATTGCATCGTATGACGCTTATGaagatttattaacaaaagcTAATAAGGGACTcgaattttatagaaaattagaaataaatgtttcaaaattGCTGCAGAGAGTAAAGAGTACGTGCAAAGTTCAAGAGGAAGAACGAGAACAAATACTTGCACAAGACAATAAGAATGTATACAACAAGACTGAAACTTCAACATTGACGAATTATGAACAAGGTCAAACGCGGAATACTAGTGGTTTGAAACTGAAAGATTATTTACACAATAGAACGGATAATATTTCTACTCTTTCGAATCAGTATTACAATCCCCATAAAGGAATTGGAGGTCCGTCACAAATGGATATACTTCCAACaacaaaatcatatttaaacAGTACAATTGATAATCATAGTCAATCAATAAGTTCGGTACCAGTCCAAGAAATACAAACGTCTAATATGAAATTAACTCAGCAGTATCAACCTTCTATGTATGTAGATCCAAGAACAGCTCCTCATTATGCATATAAACCTCGCACTTCTACCGAAAACCAGGACATGAACGTAGCGATAAGTCAGAATTACGTACCAactaaaaaagaggaaacacCAAAAATATATCATCAAATAGGAACGACCGCTGATGTAACAAGTAATGTACCATACTCTACAACGTTTTTACCAAACGAACAAGGATATTGTTCACAACTTCCAGACATACAAAATAAGTTTCCTTCTACTTCTGTACCACACTATAGTCAGAATAATACATTGCATTACAATACTTATCCAATTTCTGTAGAACATGGTGAATCTATGTCATCGCAGGATCCCAATTTAATTAACCGTTATGGGCCTAATCAAGATAAAGCTGGTATAATGATTCCATCAGAAGGTGGTATAGTGTCACAAATGAAAGCAGTGTCACTCAAAGGACATCCTGTATCTAGTACAGCAGGCAGTAGTACTAGGACACTTAATATACAATCACAAATTCCTCAAAACATTGTACACCCTGAACAACAATATGCACCAAAAGATGAAGCTAAATCTGTTATTGTCTCAGAATCAAGTCACGATATGTACAGACAGAGTCAGAATATATTATCCGCCCAAAGTAATACAGCTATGCAAAATTACGCATATTCGCAAGTTAGTCAAAATAACATACCATATGTCCAGAATTATTCCAGTGTTGGATATAATCAACAGACTCCTAGTCATAATGCGTGCGGAACAACGGATTATGCGGCATCAATGCCATATGTACAAGTGCAGCAATCAAGCACGGCTGTACAATCCACACAGCCATCTACGTCAATAACACCAGCATCAAATATAAGCGAAGTTCCTGTTTCATATCAGTCAGACTTGCAAAATTCCGCTACTGTTCAATACAATCAGCAAAATTATACGAGCCAACAACAAATGCCGCTAAATGCTACACTTAATTATCCAAATAATTATCAAGATTTATATCACGTTACCACTGGATTATCATATCCGCAGAATCATATAGTAGTATCTacaatatcgaataattatccttatatGATTTACACCTCCTCTTCAGAATTAATTCAAAGCCATACAAAAGCAACGACCGTACAGAGTTATTCGCAGCCATATGATTACTCGCATCAAGGACATTACACGGATTATTCGCAGAATCCAAATTATGTACAACATCATTATAATCAGGCTTATTCTTATATGCATGGTAGCCACTCGGTTAATACAGCTTCTGTATCGTACCAAACCGAAT CACTTAACAATGTTTATCAATCGCAAGAAAGTAACGCTCGATATACCAACGCAAGTAATAACACTATGACTCATACTCCTTCTTCTCAATATTCAAATCAAGATTATCAATCTGAACTTTCGAAtgagatatattatacaacTCCTTATGGTCTACAAATGCAAGGTCaag GAGGGACTTCGACAAGAGTAGAGAACAATTACAATCAGACATACATGCAAGCAGCTAATAATGGGACAAACACGACAAGTTCAAATCCTGTCAAACCTACAACCAAATCTGATGAGCAAAAATCTAATGTAGATCTTTTATCCGATCTTGatattacaataaatcatGCACCACTTGTGCCTGAGGTACGACctcttaataaaatacaagatGACAATGAAGATGCTGCTTCTGTTAAAAGTAcagataaaaaagaggaaaaggagaatgaaCCAAAACAAGACACATATATTCCTGAGAAGACATCTacttatattgaaaataaagaagacaaTGAAAATCTACAGATTGTTTGGGATACATGGTATACCGATGTGCAACCAAAGAAAGATCCATTGGGAAATCCAGAGATAATGCAAAAGTTTATTAATGACgtagaaaaatacgaaaaatttgTAGATAGTTTATTAGTGAAAACTCTCAGTGGAGCAACGAATCTCGATATCAAATGGAAGGAAGTTCAAGATTTTGAA GAACGTGAAAGTGCTAAACAATCATGTACAATCGCATTGGCTAATTCTTTGGATAATCGTGTTATTGATTGCATTCCTTACGATGTAACACGAGTACAAATATCATCGCCTGATATATCGTCATCGTACATAAATGCTTCACATGTAGTAGAAATAACACAGTGGACTCCAACagcatttattattactcaAGCACCATTGCCTGATAAAATTCATGTATTTTGGACAATGATTTGGGAACAAGAATGCGAAGTAATAGCTTGTTTAGCATCAAATGCTCAA TTGAAACAGGAATTGTATTGGTCAATCGATGCAGATAATGATTTTACTATAGGTAACTTCATAATTAAGTCGAAAAAAACTGTGActcatactttttatattcaaagagttttatcattatataataccAAAACAAAATCTGAAAAAACAGTAGTACACATGCAATTTCTTGTATGGCCTTCCAA TGGTTTTCCAAGTAGTCCTGGTGCTTTGCTAACATTCGCAACTGATGTGATGACAGAGCAAGCACTTAGGCGTTGTTCTCCAAAGCCAATTGTGGTACACTGTGTCAGTGGTGGATCATTGAGTGGCTTGTTTCTAGCAGCAGCTTCGACCGTATGCCATATACGTGCAGGTCGTGGAATAGCTGATGTACCACTTGTATTTAAAGGTCTTGTAAAATGTCGCAAACAAGTAGTGAACAAGGAGTCATTGCTCTTCGCATATCGAATGGTACTTTATCATGCAcaagatattttaatgaaac AGCATGGATATATGACAG gAGGCATTTTATCTTCTACTCGATCTACATTCGAAGGATTCGAAAGCCTTAAattaaataaggaaaaatcCATTAGAAAAACACATCCTTCCGATGATTTTTTACATAATCTTAGTGTTGGTGGACATTCCGAAACCAAGCAAAGag CTGATGCACAAGTAGCATCAACACATAGCAACACTATTCAATCAATTGCAACAGATAAAACGAACGAAGCATTCGTCGATCCTTTAAGCCAGTTGGATCCATTATGGTCTATTAGAAGATAA
- the LOC124946790 gene encoding tyrosine-protein phosphatase non-receptor type 23 isoform X2, with translation MEAVPRLPMISFYLKVSPEPTTFGPKLKQYIRDFYNEDPESYTNEIHQLESLRTMAVRPPLDMAGCLLLKKYYCQLHFLQSRFPMGKDGTAAVTFTWRDTYANMVCSLASIRFEIISVLYNIGAMHTQLGARTERTTADGMKMACTHFQCAAWAFEHLKNSYPQPAGVDLAPELMAFMYQLCLAQAQECILEKSMLDNRKPTIVAKIARQIVDYYTSTLSTLEQGGSEDSTISDTVGTKIYKSWKRYVKFKRAYHLAVTHLYQGLAAEEQRKMGERVAFYNTALASLNEAHLIYSIAKGSVDVTVVPDEKAVVEEALTFTNDVIEGKRKAAKNENEFIYHEGIPEKETLTVIKGASLVKGISFSINDPEVSGPDIFARLIPMKVHEANSLYSEEKAKILRNVGSKIEEKDLHLNTFLSSFKLDHLDLWDPDVQVSEWELLPLPEELIERCAALNAKKEIIQDLLDIMGKLTDTSQDVETVLKEIRKLLFEEELKEKQYQDAVGKRPPTIVATDLTRECKKYEEAHNKALESNQALHKAITTHVKNLKTLAQPLADLITNVPSLSTHLLDQSSDKTQSINIADKLHVQELKRILNKVDEMRRQRSDLHTKLRDSIAQDDLTRLLVTATTESGSLDRLFSEQLDKHQSLVSLIEQNLAAQDNILAALTDAYAQTGDVRKIVEDVLKRREFMISSLIASYDAYEDLLTKANKGLEFYRKLEINVSKLLQRVKSTCKVQEEEREQILAQDNKNVYNKTETSTLTNYEQGQTRNTSGLKLKDYLHNRTDNISTLSNQYYNPHKGIGGPSQMDILPTTKSYLNSTIDNHSQSISSVPVQEIQTSNMKLTQQYQPSMYVDPRTAPHYAYKPRTSTENQDMNVAISQNYVPTKKEETPKIYHQIGTTADVTSNVPYSTTFLPNEQGYCSQLPDIQNKFPSTSVPHYSQNNTLHYNTYPISVEHGESMSSQDPNLINRYGPNQDKAGIMIPSEGGIVSQMKAVSLKGHPVSSTAGSSTRTLNIQSQIPQNIVHPEQQYAPKDEAKSVIVSESSHDMYRQSQNILSAQSNTAMQNYAYSQVSQNNIPYVQNYSSVGYNQQTPSHNACGTTDYAASMPYVQVQQSSTAVQSTQPSTSITPASNISEVPVSYQSDLQNSATVQYNQQNYTSQQQMPLNATLNYPNNYQDLYHVTTGLSYPQNHIVVSTISNNYPYMIYTSSSELIQSHTKATTVQSYSQPYDYSHQGHYTDYSQNPNYVQHHYNQAYSYMHGSHSVNTASVSYQTESLNNVYQSQESNARYTNASNNTMTHTPSSQYSNQDYQSELSNEIYYTTPYGLQMQGQGGTSTRVENNYNQTYMQAANNGTNTTSSNPVKPTTKSDEQKSNVDLLSDLDITINHAPLVPEVRPLNKIQDDNEDAASVKSTDKKEEKENEPKQDTYIPEKTSTYIENKEDNENLQIVWDTWYTDVQPKKDPLGNPEIMQKFINDVEKYEKFVDSLLVKTLSGATNLDIKWKEVQDFEERESAKQSCTIALANSLDNRVIDCIPYDVTRVQISSPDISSSYINASHVVEITQWTPTAFIITQAPLPDKIHVFWTMIWEQECEVIACLASNAQLKQELYWSIDADNDFTIGNFIIKSKKTVTHTFYIQRVLSLYNTKTKSEKTVVHMQFLVWPSNGFPSSPGALLTFATDVMTEQALRRCSPKPIVVHCVSGGSLSGLFLAAASTVCHIRAGRGIADVPLVFKGLVKCRKQVVNKESLLFAYRMVLYHAQDILMKPDAQVASTHSNTIQSIATDKTNEAFVDPLSQLDPLWSIRR, from the exons atggaaGCAGTACCAAGATTGCCGatgatttctttctatttaaaagTAAGCCCGGAACCTACTACCTTCGGTCCGAAGTTAAAACAG TACATACgagatttttataatgaagaTCCTGAATCATATACAAATGAAATACATCAATTGGAAAGTTTACGTACTATGGCGGTTAGACCTCCTCTTGATATGGCAGGctgtttgttattaaaaaagtattattgtcAACTACATTTTCTACAAAGTAGATTTCCGATGGGAAAGGACGGTACTGCTGCTGTAACATTTACatg gAGAGATACGTATGCAAATATGGTATGCTCATTGGCTAGTATacgttttgaaataatatcagttttatataatattggtGCCATGCACACACAGTTGGGTGCACGTACTGAACGAACCACTGCTGATGGAATGAAAATGGCATGCACACATTTTCAATGTGCAGCATGGGCCTTCGAACATTTAAAGAATAGTTATCCACAACCAGCTGGCGTTGATTTAGCGCCAGAGCTAATGGCATTCATGTATCAGCTTTGCTTGGCTCAAGCTCAAGAgtgtatattagaaaaaagtaTGCTTGATAATAGAAAACCAACTATCGTAG ctAAAATTGCAAGACAAATTGTAGATTATTATACATCAACATTGAGTACCTTAGAGCAAGGAGGTAGTGAAGATAGTACCATTTCAGATACAGTtggaacaaaaatatataag agCTGGAAGCGATATGTCAAATTTAAAAGAGCATACCATTTAGCAGTTACACATCTGTATCAAGGTCTTGCTGCAGAAGAACAAAGGAAAATGGGAGAAAGAGTTGCTTTTTATAATACCGCACTAGCCTCTCTTAATGAAGCACATTTGATTTATAGTATTGCTAAAGGATCTGTAGACGTAACAGTTGTTCCTGACGAGAAGGCTGTAGTTGAGGAAGCGCTTACATTCACGAACGATGTGATTGAAGGTAAAAGGAAAGCtgcaaaaaatgaaaatgaattcatttaCCATGAAGGAATAccagaaaaagaaacactCACTGTTATCAAGGGAGCATCTCTGGTTAAAGGAATATCTTTTAGTATAAATGATCCAGAAGTTTCAGGACCAGATATATTTGCCAG atTAATACCAATGAAGGTACACGAGGCAAATTCACTTTACTCTGAAGAAAAGGCTAAGATATTGCGTAATGTTGGAtcaaagatcgaagaaaaagatctacATTTGAATACTTTTCTATCTTCATTTAAATTAGATCACTTAGATTTATGGGATCCTGATGTTCAAGTTTCCGAATGGGAACTATTACCCCTTCCCGAAGAGTTAATTGAAAGATGCGCTGCTCTTAatgcaaagaaagaaataattcaagatTTACTTGATATTATGGGAAAATTAACTGATACCAGTCAGGACGTCGAGACTGtattaaaggaaataagaaagctaCTATTTGAAGAAGAGTTAAA GGAGAAGCAGTATCAAGATGCTGTTGGTAAAAGACCACCAACCATTGTAGCGACTGACTTAACAAGGGAATGCAAAAAATATGAAGAGGCTCATAATAAAGCATTAGAAAGTAATCAAGCTCTTCATAAAGCAATAACGACACATGTGAAAAATCTGAAAACACTTGCCCAACCATTAGCAGATTTAATTACTAATGTACCATCCTTAAGTACACATTTATTag ATCAAAGTAGCGATAAAACTCAAAGTATAAATATCGCTGATAAATTGCATGTACAGGAACTGAAACGTATTTTAAATAAGGTCGACGAAATGCGACGACAAAGAAGTGATCTACATACTAAATTAAGAGATTCGATTGCACAGGATGATCTAACACGTTTATTAGTTACAGCGACTACTGAATCAGGTTCTCTCGATCGCCTTTTTTCCGAACAACTTGATAAACATCAATCATTA gTAAGTCTTATAGAACAAAATCTTGCTGCGCAGGATAATATTTTGGCAGCTTTGACAGATGCATATGCACAAACTGGAGATGTAAGAAAAATTGTGGAGGATGTATTAAAACGAAGAGAATTTATGATTTCTTCTCTAATTGCATCGTATGACGCTTATGaagatttattaacaaaagcTAATAAGGGACTcgaattttatagaaaattagaaataaatgtttcaaaattGCTGCAGAGAGTAAAGAGTACGTGCAAAGTTCAAGAGGAAGAACGAGAACAAATACTTGCACAAGACAATAAGAATGTATACAACAAGACTGAAACTTCAACATTGACGAATTATGAACAAGGTCAAACGCGGAATACTAGTGGTTTGAAACTGAAAGATTATTTACACAATAGAACGGATAATATTTCTACTCTTTCGAATCAGTATTACAATCCCCATAAAGGAATTGGAGGTCCGTCACAAATGGATATACTTCCAACaacaaaatcatatttaaacAGTACAATTGATAATCATAGTCAATCAATAAGTTCGGTACCAGTCCAAGAAATACAAACGTCTAATATGAAATTAACTCAGCAGTATCAACCTTCTATGTATGTAGATCCAAGAACAGCTCCTCATTATGCATATAAACCTCGCACTTCTACCGAAAACCAGGACATGAACGTAGCGATAAGTCAGAATTACGTACCAactaaaaaagaggaaacacCAAAAATATATCATCAAATAGGAACGACCGCTGATGTAACAAGTAATGTACCATACTCTACAACGTTTTTACCAAACGAACAAGGATATTGTTCACAACTTCCAGACATACAAAATAAGTTTCCTTCTACTTCTGTACCACACTATAGTCAGAATAATACATTGCATTACAATACTTATCCAATTTCTGTAGAACATGGTGAATCTATGTCATCGCAGGATCCCAATTTAATTAACCGTTATGGGCCTAATCAAGATAAAGCTGGTATAATGATTCCATCAGAAGGTGGTATAGTGTCACAAATGAAAGCAGTGTCACTCAAAGGACATCCTGTATCTAGTACAGCAGGCAGTAGTACTAGGACACTTAATATACAATCACAAATTCCTCAAAACATTGTACACCCTGAACAACAATATGCACCAAAAGATGAAGCTAAATCTGTTATTGTCTCAGAATCAAGTCACGATATGTACAGACAGAGTCAGAATATATTATCCGCCCAAAGTAATACAGCTATGCAAAATTACGCATATTCGCAAGTTAGTCAAAATAACATACCATATGTCCAGAATTATTCCAGTGTTGGATATAATCAACAGACTCCTAGTCATAATGCGTGCGGAACAACGGATTATGCGGCATCAATGCCATATGTACAAGTGCAGCAATCAAGCACGGCTGTACAATCCACACAGCCATCTACGTCAATAACACCAGCATCAAATATAAGCGAAGTTCCTGTTTCATATCAGTCAGACTTGCAAAATTCCGCTACTGTTCAATACAATCAGCAAAATTATACGAGCCAACAACAAATGCCGCTAAATGCTACACTTAATTATCCAAATAATTATCAAGATTTATATCACGTTACCACTGGATTATCATATCCGCAGAATCATATAGTAGTATCTacaatatcgaataattatccttatatGATTTACACCTCCTCTTCAGAATTAATTCAAAGCCATACAAAAGCAACGACCGTACAGAGTTATTCGCAGCCATATGATTACTCGCATCAAGGACATTACACGGATTATTCGCAGAATCCAAATTATGTACAACATCATTATAATCAGGCTTATTCTTATATGCATGGTAGCCACTCGGTTAATACAGCTTCTGTATCGTACCAAACCGAAT CACTTAACAATGTTTATCAATCGCAAGAAAGTAACGCTCGATATACCAACGCAAGTAATAACACTATGACTCATACTCCTTCTTCTCAATATTCAAATCAAGATTATCAATCTGAACTTTCGAAtgagatatattatacaacTCCTTATGGTCTACAAATGCAAGGTCaag GAGGGACTTCGACAAGAGTAGAGAACAATTACAATCAGACATACATGCAAGCAGCTAATAATGGGACAAACACGACAAGTTCAAATCCTGTCAAACCTACAACCAAATCTGATGAGCAAAAATCTAATGTAGATCTTTTATCCGATCTTGatattacaataaatcatGCACCACTTGTGCCTGAGGTACGACctcttaataaaatacaagatGACAATGAAGATGCTGCTTCTGTTAAAAGTAcagataaaaaagaggaaaaggagaatgaaCCAAAACAAGACACATATATTCCTGAGAAGACATCTacttatattgaaaataaagaagacaaTGAAAATCTACAGATTGTTTGGGATACATGGTATACCGATGTGCAACCAAAGAAAGATCCATTGGGAAATCCAGAGATAATGCAAAAGTTTATTAATGACgtagaaaaatacgaaaaatttgTAGATAGTTTATTAGTGAAAACTCTCAGTGGAGCAACGAATCTCGATATCAAATGGAAGGAAGTTCAAGATTTTGAA GAACGTGAAAGTGCTAAACAATCATGTACAATCGCATTGGCTAATTCTTTGGATAATCGTGTTATTGATTGCATTCCTTACGATGTAACACGAGTACAAATATCATCGCCTGATATATCGTCATCGTACATAAATGCTTCACATGTAGTAGAAATAACACAGTGGACTCCAACagcatttattattactcaAGCACCATTGCCTGATAAAATTCATGTATTTTGGACAATGATTTGGGAACAAGAATGCGAAGTAATAGCTTGTTTAGCATCAAATGCTCAA TTGAAACAGGAATTGTATTGGTCAATCGATGCAGATAATGATTTTACTATAGGTAACTTCATAATTAAGTCGAAAAAAACTGTGActcatactttttatattcaaagagttttatcattatataataccAAAACAAAATCTGAAAAAACAGTAGTACACATGCAATTTCTTGTATGGCCTTCCAA TGGTTTTCCAAGTAGTCCTGGTGCTTTGCTAACATTCGCAACTGATGTGATGACAGAGCAAGCACTTAGGCGTTGTTCTCCAAAGCCAATTGTGGTACACTGTGTCAGTGGTGGATCATTGAGTGGCTTGTTTCTAGCAGCAGCTTCGACCGTATGCCATATACGTGCAGGTCGTGGAATAGCTGATGTACCACTTGTATTTAAAGGTCTTGTAAAATGTCGCAAACAAGTAGTGAACAAGGAGTCATTGCTCTTCGCATATCGAATGGTACTTTATCATGCAcaagatattttaatgaaac CTGATGCACAAGTAGCATCAACACATAGCAACACTATTCAATCAATTGCAACAGATAAAACGAACGAAGCATTCGTCGATCCTTTAAGCCAGTTGGATCCATTATGGTCTATTAGAAGATAA